In Candidatus Krumholzibacteriia bacterium, a single window of DNA contains:
- a CDS encoding SDR family oxidoreductase, with amino-acid sequence MRILVVGASGGTGREIVRQGLERGHEVTAFVRKPARLPLVHERLRLAQGNVLDAASVMEAVRGQDAVLSALGHKLWLVPNSILSEGTSNLVRAMQTHGVRRLVCETSLGVGDSFGRMGAYYTLFVIPFILPFYFWDKRRQEGVVRQSALDWVLVRPGALTNGKRRGRVRHGPQVGNWLWTVRISRADVAAFMLDQLTDDAYLERAVSVAG; translated from the coding sequence ATGCGCATCCTGGTGGTCGGAGCCTCGGGCGGCACGGGCCGCGAGATCGTCCGTCAAGGCCTGGAGCGCGGCCACGAGGTCACCGCCTTCGTGCGCAAGCCGGCGCGCCTGCCCCTCGTGCACGAACGCCTCCGTCTCGCCCAAGGCAACGTGCTCGATGCAGCGAGCGTGATGGAGGCCGTGCGCGGGCAGGACGCGGTGCTGAGCGCGCTCGGGCACAAGCTCTGGCTCGTACCCAACAGCATTCTCTCCGAAGGCACCAGCAACCTCGTGCGGGCGATGCAGACGCACGGCGTGCGCCGGCTGGTGTGCGAAACCTCCCTTGGTGTCGGCGATAGCTTCGGCAGGATGGGAGCTTACTACACACTCTTCGTCATCCCCTTCATCCTCCCGTTCTACTTCTGGGACAAACGCCGGCAAGAAGGCGTCGTGCGCCAGAGCGCCCTCGACTGGGTGCTCGTGCGACCCGGGGCCTTGACCAACGGCAAGCGGCGGGGCCGCGTGCGACACGGGCCGCAGGTGGGAAACTGGCTCTGGACGGTGCGGATCTCCCGGGCCGACGTGGCGGCCTTCATGCTCGATCAGCTCACCGACGATGCCTATCTCGAGCGGGCCGTGAGCGTTGCCGGGTGA
- a CDS encoding DUF1330 domain-containing protein, protein MAAYVIVDIRIEDPVGYEDYKKMASQSIAAHGGSYLVRGGAVESLEGGWLPSRLVLLQFPTAKQAKEWWSSADYALAKKLRRETATAKMILVEGV, encoded by the coding sequence ATGGCTGCGTACGTCATCGTGGACATCCGGATCGAAGACCCGGTGGGCTACGAGGATTACAAGAAGATGGCCTCCCAGAGCATCGCGGCGCATGGCGGGAGCTACCTGGTCCGAGGCGGGGCGGTGGAGAGCTTGGAAGGTGGCTGGCTCCCGAGCCGTTTGGTGCTGTTGCAGTTTCCCACGGCGAAACAAGCCAAGGAATGGTGGAGCTCGGCGGATTACGCTCTCGCGAAGAAGCTGCGTCGCGAGACGGCGACAGCGAAGATGATCCTCGTCGAGGGTGTCTGA
- a CDS encoding dienelactone hydrolase family protein, producing the protein MHSGMVRCLATLVVFGFCFGGTPVQSKPPSKAPASNQPPSDSTAAGVRRDTGLTGILSEEEFKALHEKPSDKAPPARGVMVEVAGARAYLSLPEKGEPPFPGVVVIHEWWGLNDNIKHWSDRLAADGYAALAVDLYGGKVATNADSAMAYMKGVDPERALRILQAAHAFLASDSRIRATRRGCIGWCFGGGWSLQQALHTADLDAAVVYYGFLVTDVDKLREIQCPLLGIFGNKDRSIPPSAVDEFDAALAKAGVEHQILRYDADHAFANPSNPIYDQKAAVEAWLEVRAFLAGNLKTPH; encoded by the coding sequence ATGCATTCCGGAATGGTGCGCTGTCTCGCGACCCTCGTCGTCTTTGGTTTCTGCTTCGGCGGGACGCCGGTGCAGTCGAAACCTCCGAGCAAAGCGCCGGCGTCCAACCAGCCGCCGTCCGATTCGACGGCCGCCGGAGTGCGCCGTGACACGGGGCTCACCGGGATCCTGAGCGAGGAAGAGTTCAAGGCGCTGCACGAGAAACCGAGCGACAAAGCACCGCCGGCCCGCGGGGTCATGGTGGAGGTCGCCGGGGCCCGCGCCTATCTGAGCTTGCCGGAGAAGGGGGAGCCGCCTTTTCCGGGAGTGGTGGTCATCCACGAGTGGTGGGGCCTCAACGACAACATCAAACACTGGTCCGACCGGCTGGCGGCGGACGGTTACGCCGCGCTGGCCGTGGATCTCTACGGCGGCAAGGTGGCGACGAACGCGGATTCGGCGATGGCCTACATGAAGGGCGTGGACCCGGAGCGGGCGCTGCGGATCCTGCAGGCCGCGCACGCCTTCCTCGCCAGCGATTCCCGCATCCGTGCCACGCGCCGTGGCTGCATCGGCTGGTGCTTCGGCGGCGGCTGGTCCTTGCAGCAGGCCTTGCACACCGCGGACTTGGATGCCGCCGTCGTCTACTACGGATTCCTGGTCACGGACGTCGACAAGCTGCGGGAGATCCAGTGCCCGCTCCTCGGCATCTTCGGGAACAAGGATCGCAGCATCCCTCCCTCCGCGGTGGACGAGTTCGATGCGGCGCTGGCCAAGGCAGGTGTGGAGCACCAGATCCTGCGTTACGACGCCGACCACGCTTTCGCCAATCCGTCCAACCCGATTTACGACCAGAAGGCCGCGGTGGAGGCGTGGCTGGAGGTGCGGGCCTTTCTCGCCGGGAATCTGAAAACGCCGCATTGA